A DNA window from Daucus carota subsp. sativus chromosome 3, DH1 v3.0, whole genome shotgun sequence contains the following coding sequences:
- the LOC108210627 gene encoding protein REVEILLE 1, producing the protein MGSATDDIQIQSENARSRMTSPDTLTAGLQSPADTQDKCQVVSSDDYAIKVRKQYTITKQRERWTDEEHHKFLEALKLYGRAWRRIEEHIGTKTAVQIRSHAQKFFSKVVRESSINEKNTVKPIEIPPPRPKKKPMHPYPRKMVGRVEPGAHLSDELGRSASPSHSVSGRENRSPASVLSAVGSEATCVTDSNMQNCIFSASSSDADDQTNSVFPSDTTPLPEENRSENGSNSPIQANDSSNEDEHVPTKLELFEADGSFVKEESNDEVSTHSVKLFGKTVTVAESSLSSSRNNSCGSSHLESADERPVQTSPWNISQGMSYASPDAAEYTWTGVPCKAPAVYYMQYAINNSINVDDESSVPVPCWTFYGGVPYPFLQLRNSVQERVYMHFDGSNVQDKVLQKPGSLTGSNSGSINVETDGDKTWEMETQCSQSLSEKKDAEQKLTSPLKVRADAGFTEQKSILAKANHGKGFVPYKRCLAERDNGTSISGEEREERRTRLCL; encoded by the exons ATGGGGTCTGCAACTGATGATATACAG ATTCAAAGCGAAAATGCAAGATCAAGAATGACTTCTCCAGACACTTTGACTGCTGGCCTACAATCTCCTGCTGATACCCAGGATAAGTGCCAAGTTGTTTCTAGTGATGACTATGCTATAAAG GTCAGAAAGCAGTACACAATAACAAAGCAGAGGGAAAGGTGGACAGATGAAGAGCACCATAAGTTTCTCGAGGCACTGAAATTGTATGGACGTGCTTGGAGGCGCATTGAAG AACATATTGGCACAAAAACTGCAGTTCAAATTAGAAGTCATGCTCAGAAATTCTTTTCTAAG GTGGTCCGTGAATCAAGTATAAATGAGAAGAACACGGTGAAACCTATTGAGATTCCTCCTCCGCGTCCGAAAAAGAAGCCAATGCATCCTTATCCCCGTAAAATGGTCGGTAGAGTTGAACCTGGAGCTCATCTCTCCGATGAACTTGGAAGATCTGCATCTCCTAGTCATTCAGTTTCCGGACGAGAAAATCGGTCACCAGCTTCTGTTTTGTCTGCTGTGGGGTCGGAAGCAACATGTGTAACAGACTCAAATATGCAAAATTGCATCTTCTCAGCATCTTCTTCTGATGCTGATGACCAAACAAACAGTGTTTTCCCATCTGACACTACTCCATTACCAGAAGAGAACAGATCGGAAAATGGATCCAACTCTCCTATCCAGGCAAATGATAGTTCAAATGAGGATGAACATGTTCCTACG AAGTTGGAACTCTTTGAAGCAGATGGCAGTTTTGTAAAAGAAGAATCTAACGATGAAGTATCCACACACAGTGTGAAGCTATTCGGAAAGACTGTGACAGTTGCAGAATCATCACTTTCAAGCTCGAGAAATAACTCATGTGGCTCATCTCATCTTGAGTCAGCTGATGAAAGACCGGTGCAAACATCTCCATGGAATATATCGCAAGGAATGAGTTATGCCTCTCCTGATGCTGCTGAGTATACCTGGACAGGAGTACCTTGTAAAGCACCTGCAGTGTATTACATGCAATATGCGattaataattcaattaatGTGGATGACGAGTCAAGTGTTCCTGTTCCATGTTGGACATTCTATGGGGGAGTGCCATATCCTTTTCTCCAGTTGCGTAATTCTGTCCAAGAAAGAGTATATATGCACTTTGATGGGAGTAACGTCCAAGATAAAGTGCTTCAAAAGCCTGGATCCCTGACTGGATCAAACTCGGGATCGATCAATGTTGAGACGGATGGTGATAAAACTTGGGAGATGGAGACACAATGTAGTCAGTCCCTTTCCGAGAAAAAGGATGCTGAGCAGAAGCTCACTTCCCCCTTAAAAGTAAGGGCTGATGCAGGTTTCACCGAGCAAAAGAGTATCCTGGCCAAGGCCAATCATGGAAAGGGATTTGTGCCATACAAGAGATGCTTGGCAGAGAGGGACAATGGTACATCAATAAGCGGTGAAGAGAGAGAAGAGCGGAGAACTCGGCTTTGCTTGTAG